The Montipora foliosa isolate CH-2021 chromosome 10, ASM3666993v2, whole genome shotgun sequence genomic sequence GTATTTCTAGCTTACACGGGGTCCTTCCACACATATAACGTTTCCTTCGTAAACGCGTCGAAAGTTTTCCGTGCGCATGAATCCTGGGGCGTTTTACGGATAACGTTTTAATCCCATCCACACGGGCACTTAGATTAGACAGGAAAGTCCTAATTAACACCAACAATCTTTTCTATCTTCTGGGCTGAAATTACAACTGCAACTACACACCACCTAGTACCTGCGAGGTCGTCACATAAGGAATCCAAGTCGTATTCATTTCGTGTCAAAATTGAGTCTAATAACTTCCCTTTTGAGGTGATCTGCGTGTACATTCCTAAGAGCAATGTTGACTTGAACGCACAAAACAGAGCTCAGATTAACTCATGATATATAATTTAGTAAAAGAACAATTTTTAATGTAGTGTTGATTTTGGTTTTGTCCCTTATGTCAACATGGGTATGTATCGTTCCAAGGGGTATGGCTCTCGAGCAATTTTGGTCTAAAATCGGGACGTTACAGATTTTGACAATGTTGGTCCGAAAATGGGCTATTTTCTGTTCTGTAGTCTGAAGCAAGGTAAACAGTTTTTCCTTTACAAGAACTTTGATGCCAAATCAGTAGCATGTTTTGGTCAAAAATCGGGTATTAAAACCCTCTTCTTGTTGTCTGAAATAGGGTCTAGGGGAAAGGGTTGCATATCTACACTTTGCGTTAGGCTCAAAAATCTCGCTCCACTTCCTCTCcaaatcagaagtaaaaccaaaaccactcGTGACTCGCTCGAATGCGTTTTCCCGCGTTTAGCGCCGGCTACTCGAATCTGCTTTTAATTCTAATTGGTTCATTGACTTGTTTTCGTGTGAAGTAATTAATCTGAGTTACTGTGATGACGATCGTTTCAGTCTTAAAGAAACTGAGTTGAAAATGCTCAAATGTGAATAGCTGCTCTTTTTATCCTGTTGGCGAAATTCAATGCTTATAAAAAACCACTCCTGGCTAGAAATTCATATCTTCGTACTTGTACGTCAAGCAAAACATGCATGTTAATTACATTTCGTGGAAAAGCTTAACGGGAACAAATCATCTCTTGTTTTAGTTTAATTAGAACTTCATGCCTAACACAAGATACATTTTATGGGAACAAAATGCTTTTCGAAACCGGGCCTTCAATGTGTGGCCGTTCAATTTCAAGTCTGCTTTTAAATTGTGCTTTGGATGAGTGGAGCTTCATTTAGTCATTGAGATACCTTTTTGATTTACTCATTATTGAGTTGCTAAATTATTCATAACAGCTTATAATTACATTGTCTGCAAAGTAGGTTACATTTCGTGGAAAAGCTTCACAGGGAGAAATCATCTCTCGTATAAGTTTAATTAGAACTTCCTGCCTAACACAAGATACATTTTATGGGAACATAGAATGCTTTTCGAAACCGGACCTTCAATGCCTGGGCGTTCAATTTCAAGTCTGCTTTTAAATTGTGTTTTGGATGAGTGGAGCTTCATTTAGTCATTGAGATACCTTTTTGATTTACTCATTATTGAGTTGCTAAATTATTTATTCATAACAGATTATAATTATTGTCTGCAAATTAATGATTGTTTATTTCAATGTTGGAGCTTTTCTGTGATGTACTGTTGACGGTCACGGTAAAGCTCTGTAAGAGGTTTTCAGAGTGATTGCGTTTAGTTTCTACTAGCAAAGTTTTAGCTTTCATTCAGACGCTGTAGCAGTTTTCCTAAACTTTCTCCAAGTGTTCTACCTACCCCTAATTCTTTCCTTACACTGAAAAATCAATATTGTGACTAAAAGACCgaattatttatttgaaaacagaaaaatcatTTGTGCGTCAATCAGTCGATGTTTGTTTCTCCGCTTTTAGACTTTTCAAAGCTGCAATGAGTCACTTATCGAGTTTTCTGCTGGTAATCGTCGGGATCCTTGTCGCTGGAGCATTAGCAAAGAGTAAAAAGTGCAAGCAATGCAAAAACTGTTGTAATGTCAACAGCTGTGTTTCCAGTGAAATGCGCGTACAGGAACAGACCAAGGGGATCATTCGCGTCTCTCAGCTGTCCAACGGCGACACCATCCGTGGGATCAGGGGAACTGAGCGGATGCCTGGCTGGTGCAAGGTGAAAGCTGTTTATCCTAGGGCCCATACCGACAATTTCACAACCTACGATGGCTTCACGGAAGACCACATGGTAATTGATGCCGATACTGTTCGCCCGTACGGTAAGAAAGGAGAGGTGAAGAGATCTCGTCTGTTTACGCTTGCTACCGAGTGCGACGCGGCGTTAAACGCAGATGGTCAGGCGTTCACGCCAATCAGCACCACGTTCTGTCCTCATGAGCTGAGCTGGAGCGAGTATCTTCCTCTGATCGCTGCCATTCGCCGCGTGACCAACCGCACAGGTTACTTTTGGTATCTTAGCGACGCTTTCCATGACAACCAGACAGCAAAGGTTCCACGCTGGATTGACATGCTTCACGACATCTGTACAGAACTCTTGCGCTGCGCGCGTGAGGGAGAATgccaaaagtttgaaaaaatcatgGAAGAGTTTGTCCACGAGCACTTGAACAGGAAGTATGTGGTAATGGTTGAGAGCGCATTTCCCAACATGGGTGGAGACGTGGACAAAGATGAAACCGGTACAATCACTGAGGTGGTTCGCGAGAAAGGAACAAACAACGTTCTGCTTTTCTCAGCCGTGGGCTGTGCTGTAGCTGGGCTCTTGATCGCGGTTGTCGCATCGGTCCTTCTGTACCGCATGCGAGTGAAGAGGAAGCAAAAGGCACTAAAGGAGCCGCATCCAAACCAACCACCGGTTATGGTCCAGGATACCAAGGCATAGAGATGGCACCAAGTTAGCACTGCAGCTTTAAATTTGCCGGACACCGTCGCATAACTAGTTTTCCTTGCCATAGGTCAGGAACGTACTTGTTCATTAATTGTAAGGGTGGTTagtaaaaaaacacattttaataATTTGATTTTTAGCAAGTAGAGGGAGGCAGCTTTGACACCGTCGCATTATTAGTGTTCCCTTCTCTAGGTCTGGAACTTGTTTTGTCATTGTAAGGGTGATTTGTAAAACAGCAGTTTTCCCTTTTGATTTTTAACACACAACGGCAGCGAAACGGAAACACATTTAATATCCTTAGGGAGCCATAACTGTAACCTTTTtcacttgtacattttgttgtcCCAATACAGGCTTGTgataatagagcgttttcacatgacgtcacggcggccatgttggtgttccaaaacaaaggaatggcggccatcaTGGTGTACCAAAcgaatcctccgggaattgaactctactTTTACGCaaatactttcctttgtttcagtaattcaatatggctgctggtcacgtgagtgaaaacgctctatactcagaaggtttggtcctttgttttgttcattaaaaagagtgcatgcagacatattcatgcttgcatgcactctttttaacgaataaaacaaaggaccaaacctcctgagtattatcacatgatctgtattggaaatacaaaatgtacaagcgaaaaagctCCATTCAACACATTAATAATTGATACATTGCCCAAATATGGTAATAAAGCTCTAGATAGATGTAGGTCTACATGACGTCTATTCGGCGATAGA encodes the following:
- the LOC137974456 gene encoding uncharacterized protein, with translation MSHLSSFLLVIVGILVAGALAKSKKCKQCKNCCNVNSCVSSEMRVQEQTKGIIRVSQLSNGDTIRGIRGTERMPGWCKVKAVYPRAHTDNFTTYDGFTEDHMVIDADTVRPYGKKGEVKRSRLFTLATECDAALNADGQAFTPISTTFCPHELSWSEYLPLIAAIRRVTNRTGYFWYLSDAFHDNQTAKVPRWIDMLHDICTELLRCAREGECQKFEKIMEEFVHEHLNRKYVVMVESAFPNMGGDVDKDETGTITEVVREKGTNNVLLFSAVGCAVAGLLIAVVASVLLYRMRVKRKQKALKEPHPNQPPVMVQDTKA